In Euzebya sp., a single genomic region encodes these proteins:
- a CDS encoding lysylphosphatidylglycerol synthase domain-containing protein has product MPDPATTPPQPPEDVPRVPRWRRALRGVYVAGVLVAFGVAVVARREELAAELQSVAVWPLVLSSVAGLAGVGVSALVWRRMLTGLGSVLPLRPAMRVFFVAQLGKYLPGSVWPVLAQAELGRDHGVPRRSAVAGQTLFMWIHLVTGAILGVPAVAAIGRGPAWTALAPLVRVPLLFPGPLSAVMDGLLRRLGREPLPARPRGRDMAVACAWAAVMWVCYGLHVHLAVVALATPDGVLGPVAVAVGVFAAAWSAGFLFLIAPAGAGAREVVLVAGLSLVVTSEVAFTVTLLSRLVLTLADGLWGGFGFVAGVGRRGATPDPTR; this is encoded by the coding sequence CCGCAGCCGCCGGAGGACGTCCCCCGCGTCCCGCGGTGGCGCCGTGCCCTGCGCGGCGTGTACGTCGCCGGCGTGCTGGTGGCCTTCGGCGTCGCCGTCGTGGCGCGACGCGAGGAGCTGGCGGCCGAGCTGCAGTCCGTCGCCGTCTGGCCGCTGGTCCTGTCGTCCGTCGCCGGGCTCGCCGGCGTGGGTGTCAGCGCCCTCGTGTGGCGGCGCATGCTGACGGGGCTCGGCTCGGTCCTGCCGCTCCGACCCGCGATGCGGGTCTTCTTCGTGGCCCAGCTCGGCAAGTACCTCCCCGGCAGCGTCTGGCCGGTGCTGGCGCAGGCCGAGCTCGGCCGCGACCACGGCGTCCCCCGCCGCAGCGCGGTCGCGGGCCAGACGCTGTTCATGTGGATCCACCTGGTGACCGGCGCGATCCTCGGCGTCCCGGCCGTGGCGGCGATCGGGCGGGGGCCCGCGTGGACCGCCCTGGCCCCCCTCGTGCGGGTGCCCCTGCTGTTCCCCGGCCCGCTCAGCGCGGTGATGGACGGGCTGCTGCGCCGGCTCGGCCGCGAGCCGCTGCCGGCGCGCCCACGCGGCCGGGACATGGCCGTCGCCTGCGCGTGGGCCGCGGTGATGTGGGTCTGCTACGGCCTCCACGTCCACCTCGCCGTGGTCGCCCTCGCCACCCCGGACGGCGTGCTCGGACCGGTCGCGGTCGCCGTCGGCGTGTTCGCCGCCGCGTGGTCCGCCGGCTTCCTGTTCCTGATCGCGCCCGCGGGGGCCGGTGCGCGCGAGGTCGTGCTCGTCGCGGGCCTGTCGCTCGTGGTGACGTCGGAGGTCGCGTTCACCGTGACGCTGCTGTCCCGGCTCGTCCTCACACTCGCGGACGGGCTCTGGGGCGGGTTCGGGTTCGTGGCCGGGGTCGGTCGACGCGGGGCGACGCCGGACCCGACCCGCTGA
- a CDS encoding class I SAM-dependent methyltransferase has product MSTTTEPAAAPAPGTHAPETPDIVIGNHYDKYEGGNVLIRFLTRRFLAALDGMLDAVAAEGPVTRVLEVGCGDGEIAERLRDRFADADVLALDLPDAGLRADWQGRSGVGFAHGDAHRLPFADDTFDLVVAVEVCEHLTHPWSGLAEMARVSSRHLVLSVPREPMFRMGNFMTGRHVRDLGNTPGHFNHWGTPGFLRFVSVQAAVADVKLPVPWTMVRARVDA; this is encoded by the coding sequence GTGAGCACCACGACCGAGCCCGCCGCGGCACCAGCCCCCGGCACGCACGCCCCCGAGACCCCCGACATCGTGATCGGGAACCACTACGACAAGTACGAGGGCGGCAACGTCCTGATCCGGTTCCTGACCCGGCGGTTCCTGGCGGCGCTCGACGGGATGCTCGACGCGGTCGCCGCCGAGGGCCCCGTGACGCGGGTGCTCGAGGTCGGCTGCGGCGACGGGGAGATCGCCGAACGGCTGCGCGACCGCTTCGCCGATGCCGACGTCCTCGCCCTCGACCTGCCCGACGCCGGCCTGCGCGCGGACTGGCAGGGCCGCAGCGGGGTCGGCTTCGCGCACGGCGACGCCCACCGGCTGCCGTTCGCCGACGACACCTTCGACCTGGTCGTGGCCGTCGAGGTGTGCGAGCACCTCACCCACCCGTGGTCGGGCCTGGCCGAGATGGCCCGCGTGTCCTCACGCCACCTGGTCCTGAGCGTCCCCCGCGAGCCGATGTTCCGCATGGGCAACTTCATGACCGGCCGCCACGTCCGCGACCTCGGCAACACACCCGGCCACTTCAACCACTGGGGCACCCCCGGGTTCCTCCGGTTCGTGTCGGTGCAGGCGGCCGTGGCCGACGTGAAGCTCCCGGTGCCGTGGACGATGGTCCGCGCCCGCGTCGACGCCTGA
- a CDS encoding DUF445 domain-containing protein, giving the protein MPHAGSARPAPPGVGSRRSPRRPPGHGDVGGAPTLDIDYRLLSIPVISGVIGYVTNYVGIKLLFYPVSFVGVRLPGLAAVGRLLPRKLQSVPGVLDGKLGWQGVIPSRAAKMGSIAVDKGVSKLGSPSEFYEKLDPERIAQHILDTSRGDVRQLVERNLEREYPRLWRETPTPVREVVHERVQAQLPDVVRTVTDEIGANIDQLLDIKLMVIRHIEARPELANSIFLEVGKKELDFVVNAGLYYGVLLGLPSIGLFLAVDQWWTLPLAGVLIGYATNAIAIKQIFIPITPRKIGPVTLHGLFMRRQPEVARQYARLIATDIVTLENIGREFMTGRRADRTRKMISTALKPAIDRAIGPLRGAVRLTKGRDSYEAVRERVAQEAFGYTVVPLQDPAFNARQAEALEELLTVRMEQLAPDDFAELLRSAVKEDEWMLLFIGAVLGFTAGLLQSLLTVI; this is encoded by the coding sequence GTGCCGCACGCCGGATCAGCACGCCCGGCACCGCCCGGCGTAGGATCCCGGCGCAGTCCCCGGCGGCCCCCCGGCCACGGCGACGTCGGAGGAGCCCCGACCCTGGACATCGACTACCGCCTGCTGAGCATCCCGGTCATCTCCGGGGTCATCGGCTATGTCACCAACTACGTCGGCATCAAGCTCCTCTTCTACCCCGTCAGCTTCGTCGGCGTCCGCCTGCCCGGTCTCGCCGCGGTCGGCCGCCTCCTCCCCCGCAAGCTCCAGTCCGTCCCCGGCGTGCTCGACGGCAAGCTCGGCTGGCAGGGCGTCATCCCCTCGCGCGCCGCGAAGATGGGGTCGATCGCCGTCGACAAGGGCGTCTCGAAGCTGGGCAGCCCGTCGGAGTTCTACGAGAAGCTCGATCCCGAGCGCATCGCCCAGCACATCCTCGACACCTCCCGCGGCGACGTCCGCCAGCTCGTCGAGCGGAACCTCGAGCGGGAGTACCCGCGGCTGTGGCGCGAGACCCCCACCCCCGTGCGCGAGGTCGTCCACGAGCGGGTGCAGGCCCAGCTGCCCGACGTGGTGCGGACCGTCACCGACGAGATCGGGGCCAACATCGACCAGCTCCTCGACATCAAGCTGATGGTCATCCGCCACATCGAGGCGCGGCCGGAGCTCGCGAACTCGATCTTCCTCGAGGTCGGGAAGAAGGAGCTCGACTTCGTCGTCAACGCCGGCCTGTACTACGGCGTGCTGCTCGGCCTCCCTTCGATCGGGCTGTTCCTCGCCGTCGACCAGTGGTGGACCCTCCCCCTCGCCGGGGTCCTGATCGGCTACGCGACCAACGCCATCGCGATCAAGCAGATCTTCATCCCGATCACCCCGAGGAAGATCGGTCCCGTCACCCTCCACGGGCTGTTCATGCGCCGCCAACCCGAGGTCGCCCGCCAGTACGCCCGCCTGATCGCCACCGACATCGTCACCCTCGAGAACATCGGCCGGGAGTTCATGACGGGCCGCCGGGCCGACCGCACCCGCAAGATGATCTCGACCGCGCTGAAGCCGGCGATCGACCGGGCCATCGGGCCCCTCCGCGGTGCGGTCCGCCTGACGAAGGGCCGCGACTCCTACGAGGCGGTCCGCGAGCGCGTCGCCCAGGAGGCGTTCGGCTACACCGTCGTCCCGCTGCAGGACCCCGCGTTCAACGCCCGGCAGGCCGAGGCGCTCGAGGAGCTCCTCACCGTCCGGATGGAGCAGCTCGCCCCCGACGACTTCGCCGAGCTGCTGCGGTCGGCGGTGAAGGAGGACGAGTGGATGCTGCTGTTCATCGGGGCCGTCCTCGGCTTCACCGCCGGGCTGCTCCAGAGCCTCCTGACCGTGATCTAG